A genomic window from Equus caballus isolate H_3958 breed thoroughbred chromosome 5, TB-T2T, whole genome shotgun sequence includes:
- the ENTREP3 gene encoding protein ENTREP3 isoform X3, translating to MMPSPSDSSRSLTSRPSTRGLTHLRLHRPWLQALLTLGLAQVLLGILVVTFSMVASSVTTTESIKRSCPSWAGFSLAFSGVVGIVSWKRPFTLVISFFSLLSVLCVMLSMAGSVLSCKNAQLARDFRDCSMEGKVCVCCPSVPLLRPCPESGQELKIAPNSTCDEARGALKNLLFSVCGLTICAAIICTLSAIVCCIQIFSLDLVHTQLAPERSVSGPLGPLGCTSSPPAPLLHTMLDLEEFVPPVPPPPYYPPEYTCSSETDAQSITYNGSMDSPVPLYPTDCPPSYEAVMGLRGDSQATLFDPQLHDSSCICERVASIVDDKTGDRVAPERLGLRKEELPGPGQAGATQHPLPPTVSMDSGSLVLSAIGDLPGGSSPSEDSCLLELQGSVRSVDYVLFRSIQRSRAGYCLSLDCGLRGPFEDSPLPRRPPRAARSYSCSAPEAPPTLGTPTAARSCHRLEGWPPWVGPCFPELRRRVPRGGSQPAAAPPTRAATRRFSDSSGSLTPPPGHRPPHPAPPPPLLLPRSHSDPGITTSSATADFRDLYTKVLEEEAASVSSADTARCPSPKLLRARSAEKRRPVPTFQKVPLPSGPAPAHSLGDLKGSWPGRGLVTRFLQMSRKAPDPSGIGAHGHKQVPRSPWGRPGRESLHLRSCGDLSSGSSLRRLLSARRLERGTRPHSLSLNGGSRETGL from the exons ATGATGCCCTCGCCTAGTGACTCCAGCCGCTCGCTGACCAGCCGGCCCAGCACCCGGGGCCTTACCCACCTTCGCCTCCACCGACCCTGGCTGCAGGCCCTGCTCacgctggggctggcccaggtgcTCCTGGGCATCCTGGTGGTCACCTTCAGCATGGTGGCCTCCTCCGTCACCACCACTGAGAGCATCAAGAGGTCCTGCCCGTCTTGGGCTGGATTCTCG CTGGCGTTCTCCGGGGTGGTTGGCATTGTGTCCTGGAAGCGGCCATTCACTCTAGTG atctccttcttctccttgctTTCGGTGCTTTGTGTCATGCTCAGCATGGCTGGCTCTGTTCTCTCCTGTAAGAATGCTCAGCTGGCCCGAGACTTCCGAGACTGCTCCATG GAAGGAAAGGTCTGTGTGTGCTGCCCCTCTGTTCCCCTACTCCGGCCCTGTCCAGAGTCAGGGCAGGAACTGAAAATTGCCCCTAACTCCACCTGTGATGAAGCCCGAGGGGCCCTCAAG aaCCTGCTCTTCAGTGTCTGTGGGCTCACCATTTGTGCTGCTATAATCTGTACCCTCTCAGCTATTGTCTGCTGCATCCAGATCTTCTCCCTGGACCTCGTTCACACG CAGCTGGCCCCTGAGCGCTCAGTGTCAGGCCCACTGGGGCCTCTGGGCTGTACATCAtcgcccccagcccctctcctacACACCATGCTGGACTTGGAGGAATTTGTACCGCCTGTGCCCCCGCCACCCTACTATCCCCCAGAGTACACCTGCAGCTCAGAAACAGACGCACAGAG CATCACCTACAATGGCTCCATGGACAGCCCGGTGCCTTTGTACCCTACTGATTGCCCCCCTTCTTATGAGGCCGTCATGGGGCTACGAGGAGACAGCCAG GCCACTCTGTTTGACCCTCAGCTTCATGACAGCTCCTGCATCTGTGAGCGGGTGGCCTCCATTGTAGACG ATAAAACTGGAGACAGAGTGGCCCCTGAGCGGCTGGGCCTGAGAAAAGAGGAACTGCCTGGGCCTGGCCAGGCTGGTGCTACCCAGCACCCCCTGCCGCCCACAGTGTCCATGGACAGCGGGTCCCTGGTGCTGTCGGCCATCGGTGACCTCCCCGGGGGCTCGAGCCCGTCGGAGGACTCGTGCCTGCTGGAGCTGCAGGGCTCCGTGCGCTCCGTTGACTACGTGCTCTTCCGCTCTATTCAGCGCAGCCGCGCCGGCTACTGCCTCAGCCTGGACTGTGGCCTGCGGGGCCCCTTTGAGGACAGCCCCCTGCCACGGCGGCCCCCGCGGGCTGCCCGCTCCTATTCCTGCTCTGCCCCTGAGGCCCCACCCACACTGGGTACCCCCACAGCCGCCCGCAGCTGCCACCGGCTGGAGGGCTGGCCACCCTGGGTGGGACCCTGCTTCCCAGAGCTGAGGCGGCGGGTCCCCCGGGGAGGCAGCCAGCCAGCTGCGGCCCCTCCCACCCGAGCCGCCACTCGCCGCTTCAGCGATAGCTCAGGTTCCCTCACCCCACCACCGGGGCACCGGCCTCCTCATCCGGCTCCCCCGCCACCGCTGCTGCTGCCACGGTCCCACAGTGACCCAGGCATCACCACCTCCAGCGCCACCG CTGACTTCAGGGACCTTTATACCAAAGTGCTTGAGGAAGAAGCTGCTTCCGTTTCCTCTGCAGATACAG CCCGCTGCCCTTCCCCCAAGTTGCTGCGTGCCCGCTCAGCCGAGAAACGGCGCCCTGTGCCCACCTTCCAGAAGGTccccctgccctctggccctgcaCCTGCCCACTCCCTGGGGGATCTGAAGGGCAGCTGGCCAGGCCGGGGCTTGGTCACGCGTTTCCTCCAGATGTCCAGGAAGGCCCCAGACCCCAGTGGGATTGGAGCCCATGGGCATAAACAG GTGCCCCGGAGCCCGTGGGGCCGACCAGGCCGAGAGAGCCTCCACCTTCGAAGCTGCGGCGATCTGAGCTCCGGCTCCTCCCTGCGGCGCCTCCTGTCTGCCCGACGGCTGGAGCGTGGTACCCGCCCCCACAGCCTCAGCCTCAATGGGGGCAGCCGGGAGACTGGGCTCTGA
- the ENTREP3 gene encoding protein ENTREP3 isoform X11, which produces MMPSPSDSSRSLTSRPSTRGLTHLRLHRPWLQALLTLGLAQVLLGILVVTFSMVASSVTTTESIKRSCPSWAGFSISFFSLLSVLCVMLSMAGSVLSCKNAQLARDFRDCSMEGKVCVCCPSVPLLRPCPESGQELKIAPNSTCDEARGALKNLLFSVCGLTICAAIICTLSAIVCCIQIFSLDLVHTLAPERSVSGPLGPLGCTSSPPAPLLHTMLDLEEFVPPVPPPPYYPPEYTCSSETDAQSITYNGSMDSPVPLYPTDCPPSYEAVMGLRGDSQATLFDPQLHDSSCICERVASIVDVSMDSGSLVLSAIGDLPGGSSPSEDSCLLELQGSVRSVDYVLFRSIQRSRAGYCLSLDCGLRGPFEDSPLPRRPPRAARSYSCSAPEAPPTLGTPTAARSCHRLEGWPPWVGPCFPELRRRVPRGGSQPAAAPPTRAATRRFSDSSGSLTPPPGHRPPHPAPPPPLLLPRSHSDPGITTSSATADFRDLYTKVLEEEAASVSSADTGLCSEACLFRLARCPSPKLLRARSAEKRRPVPTFQKVPLPSGPAPAHSLGDLKGSWPGRGLVTRFLQMSRKAPDPSGIGAHGHKQVPRSPWGRPGRESLHLRSCGDLSSGSSLRRLLSARRLERGTRPHSLSLNGGSRETGL; this is translated from the exons ATGATGCCCTCGCCTAGTGACTCCAGCCGCTCGCTGACCAGCCGGCCCAGCACCCGGGGCCTTACCCACCTTCGCCTCCACCGACCCTGGCTGCAGGCCCTGCTCacgctggggctggcccaggtgcTCCTGGGCATCCTGGTGGTCACCTTCAGCATGGTGGCCTCCTCCGTCACCACCACTGAGAGCATCAAGAGGTCCTGCCCGTCTTGGGCTGGATTCTCG atctccttcttctccttgctTTCGGTGCTTTGTGTCATGCTCAGCATGGCTGGCTCTGTTCTCTCCTGTAAGAATGCTCAGCTGGCCCGAGACTTCCGAGACTGCTCCATG GAAGGAAAGGTCTGTGTGTGCTGCCCCTCTGTTCCCCTACTCCGGCCCTGTCCAGAGTCAGGGCAGGAACTGAAAATTGCCCCTAACTCCACCTGTGATGAAGCCCGAGGGGCCCTCAAG aaCCTGCTCTTCAGTGTCTGTGGGCTCACCATTTGTGCTGCTATAATCTGTACCCTCTCAGCTATTGTCTGCTGCATCCAGATCTTCTCCCTGGACCTCGTTCACACG CTGGCCCCTGAGCGCTCAGTGTCAGGCCCACTGGGGCCTCTGGGCTGTACATCAtcgcccccagcccctctcctacACACCATGCTGGACTTGGAGGAATTTGTACCGCCTGTGCCCCCGCCACCCTACTATCCCCCAGAGTACACCTGCAGCTCAGAAACAGACGCACAGAG CATCACCTACAATGGCTCCATGGACAGCCCGGTGCCTTTGTACCCTACTGATTGCCCCCCTTCTTATGAGGCCGTCATGGGGCTACGAGGAGACAGCCAG GCCACTCTGTTTGACCCTCAGCTTCATGACAGCTCCTGCATCTGTGAGCGGGTGGCCTCCATTGTAGACG TGTCCATGGACAGCGGGTCCCTGGTGCTGTCGGCCATCGGTGACCTCCCCGGGGGCTCGAGCCCGTCGGAGGACTCGTGCCTGCTGGAGCTGCAGGGCTCCGTGCGCTCCGTTGACTACGTGCTCTTCCGCTCTATTCAGCGCAGCCGCGCCGGCTACTGCCTCAGCCTGGACTGTGGCCTGCGGGGCCCCTTTGAGGACAGCCCCCTGCCACGGCGGCCCCCGCGGGCTGCCCGCTCCTATTCCTGCTCTGCCCCTGAGGCCCCACCCACACTGGGTACCCCCACAGCCGCCCGCAGCTGCCACCGGCTGGAGGGCTGGCCACCCTGGGTGGGACCCTGCTTCCCAGAGCTGAGGCGGCGGGTCCCCCGGGGAGGCAGCCAGCCAGCTGCGGCCCCTCCCACCCGAGCCGCCACTCGCCGCTTCAGCGATAGCTCAGGTTCCCTCACCCCACCACCGGGGCACCGGCCTCCTCATCCGGCTCCCCCGCCACCGCTGCTGCTGCCACGGTCCCACAGTGACCCAGGCATCACCACCTCCAGCGCCACCG CTGACTTCAGGGACCTTTATACCAAAGTGCTTGAGGAAGAAGCTGCTTCCGTTTCCTCTGCAGATACAG ggctctgctctgAAGCCTGCCTCTTTCGTCTAGCCCGCTGCCCTTCCCCCAAGTTGCTGCGTGCCCGCTCAGCCGAGAAACGGCGCCCTGTGCCCACCTTCCAGAAGGTccccctgccctctggccctgcaCCTGCCCACTCCCTGGGGGATCTGAAGGGCAGCTGGCCAGGCCGGGGCTTGGTCACGCGTTTCCTCCAGATGTCCAGGAAGGCCCCAGACCCCAGTGGGATTGGAGCCCATGGGCATAAACAG GTGCCCCGGAGCCCGTGGGGCCGACCAGGCCGAGAGAGCCTCCACCTTCGAAGCTGCGGCGATCTGAGCTCCGGCTCCTCCCTGCGGCGCCTCCTGTCTGCCCGACGGCTGGAGCGTGGTACCCGCCCCCACAGCCTCAGCCTCAATGGGGGCAGCCGGGAGACTGGGCTCTGA